GAGATCCGCAGGTCGTTGATCGTGATCCGGAAACCGCGCGGCCGGTTGAGCAGGGTCGGGTCGTCGGACAGCGACCGCTGGGTCTTGGCCACGCAGACGGGCAACCGGCCGTAGCCGAGCGCCTCGGCCTGAGCGATCTGACGGTCCACCTTCTTCGGGTATTCGACTCCGTCCGCGCCGTAGATGCGGGTGGCGATGGTCTCCAGCTTGGCCTTCACGGAGGCGTCGAGCGGGTAGAGCGGCGCGAAGGCCGAGCGCTCGGTCTCGAGGAGCTTGAGGAGCCCACGCGCGAGGTCCTCGCCCCCTTCCCCGCCCCTGCCGAAGACATCCGCCACGTAGGCCTGCACTCCGAGCCTGCCGCAGCGGTCGAGGACGGCCTGGTACTCGCGCTCGGTGTCGGTCGGGTAGCGGTTGAGCCCGACCAGCACCGGCACCTTGAACTGGCGGACGCAGGCGACGTGGGCGTCGAGGTTGTCGAGGCCGCGGACGAGCGCCTCCACGTTCTCCTTGCCCAGCTCGGGCAACGGCACGCCGCCGTGGTACTTGAACGCGCGCGCCGTCGCCACGATCATGGCCGCGTCGGGCCGGAGCCCAGCCAGCCGGCACTTGATGTCGAAGAACTTTTCGGCGCCGAGGTCGGTCGCGAAGCCGGCCTCGGTGAGGCAGATGTCGCCGAGCTTGAGCGCCATGCGCGTCGCGACGACGGAGTTGCAGCCGTGGGCGATATTGCCGAAGGGCCCGCCATGGACGAGGGCCGGCGTCCCCTCCATGGTCTGGACGAGGTTCGGGTGGACGGCGTCGCGGAGCAAGGCCGCCATGGCACCCGTGACCTTGAGCTCGTCGGCGAGGACGGCCGTGCCGTCGGGCTTGAGCGCCACCAGCATGCGGCCGAGTCGCGCCTTCAGATCGCTCAGATCCTCGGCCAGGCACATCGCCGCCATGATCTCCGAGGCGGGGGTGATGAGGAAACCCGCCTCGCGCGGCACGCCGTCCATTCGGCCGCCAAGCCCCACGACCACGTTGCGGAGCGCTCGGTCGTTGACGTCCAGTACGCGCCGCCACAGCACCTGGCGCACGTCCATGCCGAGCGCGTTGCCGTGGTGGAGGTGATTGTCCACGGCGGCGGCGAGGAGATTGTGGGCGGAGGTGACCGCGTGGAAGTCGCCCGTGAAGTGAAGGTTGATGTCCTCCATGGGCACGACCTGGGAGCGGCCGCCGCCCGTGCCGCCACCCTTCATGCCGAGCGTGGGACCTATCGAAGGCTCGCGGAGCGCGATGACGGGCCGCGCGCCCACACGCCACAGCGCCTGGCCGAGACCGATCGTCATCGTGGTCTTGCCGTCGCCGGCAGGCGTCGGGGTGATCGCCGAAACCACGACGAGCTTGCCGTCAGGCACGGCGCTCCGGGCGTGGAGCGCCGGCAGCAGCACCTTGGCCTTGTCGCGGCCATACGGCAGCCATTCCTCCTCCGCGAGCCCCAGCTCGCGGGCGATGTCAGCGATCGGTCGGGTCGAGGTCGGCATCCGGCATGATCTCCTTGAGCCAGTCGGGCAGCGCGATCATCTTGGCCGTGGCGGGGTCACAGCAGGCGTGCCGCGTGAACCCCGTGGCCACGAGCTCCTTGGCCTCGTTCCTGATCTCGTACGAGAAGGTGAAGCTCGCCCGCTTGCGCAGGCTGACGCGCGAGCTGACCTCGAGAAGGTCGTCGAGCTTGGCGGGCTTGACGTACTTCACGAAGGCCTCCACGACGGGCATGTGGATGCGCTTGTCCACCTCGGACATCGGCAGGTCCCTCTGCCTCAGGTACTCGACGCGGGCGACCTCGAAGTAGGTCAGGTAGTTGCCGTAGTAGACGACCGACATGGTGTCGGTGTCCTTGTAGCGGACGCGAATGTGGGTCACCGAGGGCATCGAGCGGCCATCCTACCACCGCTCCGGAACATTTGCGGATCAGATGTCGACGTTTTCCTCGGCGACGGATTTGCGGGCGGTCATGTTGAAGCGGCCGTCGTAGATCGGGCGGCCCTGCGTTGTCGGCCCCTGGTACTGGCAGAAGAGCATCAGCCCGCCGGTCTTCGTCACGAGCGGCGGCTCGAAGTGCGGGTCGGGGTAGAAGAGCATCGTCCCGGGCCCGTACATCGTCTCCCCGATTTCGAACTCGCCCTCGAGGATGTACCAGACCTGTGCGAAGTCGTGCGTGTGGAAGGGGTGGTGGGAGCCGGGCTCGTAGCGCACGAGGCCGGCGTTGGGCTCGGTGGGGCGCTCGGGGCGCGGGTGGAACAGCATCTTGCTCCACTGGCCGGGCCAGCGCAGCGTCTCCCACGGCCGGTCGTCGGCGTGAACCGCCTCCATCGGCATGTGTCCCATGCTTAGCACCGTCTCGCTCATGTTGGCTCCCGTCTGTTAGAGGTACTGTCCGTAGCGGATCTTCTCGACCATCTCCCGCGTGCGGCGGTAGCGGTCGATCTGCTGGAGGAGATCTTGCGTCGTGACGAGCCCGTTGTCCTGCCCCTGCCCCGCCGCGTGGACCTTCTGCTCGAGCGCCCGCCGGTTGATTTCAGAAAGCTCGGCGCCGCTCATGCCGCCCATCGGGGGCAAGAGCGAGCGGTAGTCGAGGGCCGCGAAGAGGGTGCGCCCCGCGTTGCCCTCGGCGCGTTTCCGCGCCAGTTCGAGGATCTCCTGCTGGTCGGGACCGTCCGGCAGCGTCACCTCGACGAGGCGATCAAGACGACCCGGGGCGACCAGCGAGGCGTCGACCGAGTCCGTGCGGCTCGTGGAGCCGATGGCGAGCATCCGCGAGAAGTCGTCGAGGGCATCGAGCTTTTCGCAGAGCGCCGCCACCAGGCGCGCGGAGGCCTCCCGCGCCTGCGCGGGCGGGAGCAGGTGCTCGAGCGACAGCGCGTTGGCCTCGTCGAGGAAGAGCACGCCCTTGCCCTGCTCCTTCGCGACGGCGAGGATCTCCTGCAGCAGCTCGCCGGTGTTCGGGCCGAACTTGGAGGTCAGGTTCATCAGCTTGAGGTGGTAGAAGACCGAGCTCGTCTCGGTGGCGAGCGCGCGGGCCAGCAGCGACTTGCCCGTACCGGGCGGGCCGTAGAGCAGGACGCCCTTGGGCGGCGTGATGCCCCACTTGCGGTAGAGCTCGGGGTCGGTCAGCGCCGTCGCGAAGCTCCGCACGATGCTCTTGGCCTCGCGGAGCCCTCCGATCTGGGCAAACGTCGTCTCGGGCTTGATCCGCACCACCACGCGCCCGGAGAGATCCCCGAACTTTTCCCCGAGCTTGGCGAAGACGTCGTCGATGCGGCGCTGGATGGCCCACTCGTGACTGTCGAGGTCCCCGCCTTCCGCCGGCGCGCCGGCGCCCGCGGGCTCGTCCCGGGCCATCGGCTAGATGCGCGGCGCCGGGGACGGACCCGGCAGAAGCTCGGACTTGTCGAACACGCGGTCCTCGACGAGCACCGGCGCCTTGGCGCGGATCGCGAGCGCGATGGCGTCGGACGGGCGCGCGTCGAGCTGCATCTCCTTGCCGCCCGCGTCGAGGAACACAGTGGCGTAGTAGATCCCGTCCTTGAGATCCGTGATGACCACGCGAGTGACCGTGACCTTGAGCCGGCCGAAGAGCGTCAGGAAGAGATCGTGGGTCAGCGGTCGCGGCGGAACGCGATTCTCGAGAGGATAGACGATACCGGTTGCCTCCGCCGCGCCGATCGCCATGCCGAAGCTCCGGCGGTCGCGGAGGCCCTGCAGGATCACGGTGGGCTGGAGGCTCGCGGAATCGAGGAAGAGCCCGACTACTCCGGCCTCTTGCGGGCCGGCCTCCTGCGGGCCGGCGGGCGCGGGCGTCTGCGCGGGCAGGCACGCGGGCGCGGCGGCGAGCGCGGCGGCAATGAGGAGCGGCAGTCCGACGTGCGGCACCCGTGCGAGCCTCGCCATCTTCACCCTCCTCCGGCGCGCCTGCGCGCCACGCGCGCCATGCGCGCCATGCGCGCCAGCAGTATCGGGCCCGGGTCGGGCCAAGTCAAATCGCATGGGACGCCTTGACTGCGTGGCCAACGCGGAGCCGGAAGGAGAGGAGGAAACCAGCCGCCAGCAGGAACGTCAGCGTGCTCCACATGACGCCGTATCCCAGGCCGTGAGCGAGGTAGCCGAAGACGATGGACCCCAGCGCGTTGCCAACGAGAAAGACCGCGCTGAAGATGCCGACCACGCCTCCCCGCCGGGCCTCCGGGGTCACGTCCATCAGGAGCGCCGCGAGCGCCGGGTAGAGGAAGCCGTGGGCGCCGCCCGCCAGCAGCCCGGCCAGGAAGAGAAACGGCACGACGGGCGCGGTCATGTGCGGCTGCACCAGGAGCGCCATGGCGGTCAGCAGCGCTGCGGAGGCAGCTTGCACGAACATGGAGGGGATGATGGTCGCGCGCCGCCCGCGCGTGTCGATGAGGTTCCCGCCACCCACGCGCACTCCCACCGCCGCGATGGCGTAGGCGGTGTAGAAGAGGCTGACGCTGTGGACGCCCAAGCCCTCGCCGAAGGTCGGCACGAAGGTGAACATGACGCCCGTCCCGAGCCCGAAGAAGAAGGTCAGCGCCATGTGCAGCCGAAAGACCTCGGCCAGCCCCGCGCGCAGCGAGCCGATCCCCGGTCCATCGCCCAATGTCGGCGGGCGGATCCCGCGGGTCGTAACCACGAGGCAGGCCGAAACGCCGCCCAGCAGCACTGACAGCGCGAAGAGCCAGTGGAAACCCAGGCGGTTCACGATGATCTCCCCCGCGACGGGAGCGAGCGCGGTGCCGAGGAAGCCGGAGGCGCCGTAGATGCCGAGCGCCCAGCCCCGGCGCTCCACCGGCACGAGGTCCACCACGTGCAGGTAGTTCGCGACGAAAAAGGCCGAGAAGCCCAGCCCCTGGACGACGCGGAGCGCGGCCAGCAGCGCCAGCGAGTGGAGCACCAGGAAGGCGGCGGAGGAGACGATAAGCAGGGACACGCCGAGCGTCATGAAAAAACGGCGGCCGACACGATCGAGCCAGAGTCCGATCACGGGCTGGCAGACGATGCCGGCGGCGCTGTAGACGCCCTGGACCAGGCCGATCTCGGCCTCCGTCCCGCCCAGTCGGTGGACGTACAGCGGCAGGAGGATGAAACAGCTGAGGCTCGACATGAAGAAGAAGCTCGTGAGCGTCGCCCGCGCGAAGGGCCCGTTGGCGACGAGATCGAGCCCGCGGATCACGAACGTTGCGGCCCGCTTTCGCCGACGCGTAGAATGGCCGCGACCATGACGTGCGTTGCCATGACTCCTGTTAGAATTTCCGTTGCCATGACTCTTGCTAAATGTAGCACGCGCGGAGAGTAGGCCCGCCGCTGGACACCATTGAGCAGGTGTTCGAAGAGACTCTGGGCTTGCCCCAGGCAGGACGCGGCAGGCTCGAGGCACCGAAGGCTCTTCAGAGCTGGCCCGGCATCGTGCACGGCGGCTGCCTCGT
This window of the Candidatus Methylomirabilota bacterium genome carries:
- a CDS encoding formate--tetrahydrofolate ligase; translation: MPTSTRPIADIARELGLAEEEWLPYGRDKAKVLLPALHARSAVPDGKLVVVSAITPTPAGDGKTTMTIGLGQALWRVGARPVIALREPSIGPTLGMKGGGTGGGRSQVVPMEDINLHFTGDFHAVTSAHNLLAAAVDNHLHHGNALGMDVRQVLWRRVLDVNDRALRNVVVGLGGRMDGVPREAGFLITPASEIMAAMCLAEDLSDLKARLGRMLVALKPDGTAVLADELKVTGAMAALLRDAVHPNLVQTMEGTPALVHGGPFGNIAHGCNSVVATRMALKLGDICLTEAGFATDLGAEKFFDIKCRLAGLRPDAAMIVATARAFKYHGGVPLPELGKENVEALVRGLDNLDAHVACVRQFKVPVLVGLNRYPTDTEREYQAVLDRCGRLGVQAYVADVFGRGGEGGEDLARGLLKLLETERSAFAPLYPLDASVKAKLETIATRIYGADGVEYPKKVDRQIAQAEALGYGRLPVCVAKTQRSLSDDPTLLNRPRGFRITINDLRIS
- a CDS encoding thioesterase family protein — encoded protein: MPSVTHIRVRYKDTDTMSVVYYGNYLTYFEVARVEYLRQRDLPMSEVDKRIHMPVVEAFVKYVKPAKLDDLLEVSSRVSLRKRASFTFSYEIRNEAKELVATGFTRHACCDPATAKMIALPDWLKEIMPDADLDPTDR
- a CDS encoding cupin domain-containing protein, with product MSETVLSMGHMPMEAVHADDRPWETLRWPGQWSKMLFHPRPERPTEPNAGLVRYEPGSHHPFHTHDFAQVWYILEGEFEIGETMYGPGTMLFYPDPHFEPPLVTKTGGLMLFCQYQGPTTQGRPIYDGRFNMTARKSVAEENVDI
- a CDS encoding AAA family ATPase, with amino-acid sequence MARDEPAGAGAPAEGGDLDSHEWAIQRRIDDVFAKLGEKFGDLSGRVVVRIKPETTFAQIGGLREAKSIVRSFATALTDPELYRKWGITPPKGVLLYGPPGTGKSLLARALATETSSVFYHLKLMNLTSKFGPNTGELLQEILAVAKEQGKGVLFLDEANALSLEHLLPPAQAREASARLVAALCEKLDALDDFSRMLAIGSTSRTDSVDASLVAPGRLDRLVEVTLPDGPDQQEILELARKRAEGNAGRTLFAALDYRSLLPPMGGMSGAELSEINRRALEQKVHAAGQGQDNGLVTTQDLLQQIDRYRRTREMVEKIRYGQYL
- a CDS encoding bifunctional nuclease family protein, yielding MARLARVPHVGLPLLIAAALAAAPACLPAQTPAPAGPQEAGPQEAGVVGLFLDSASLQPTVILQGLRDRRSFGMAIGAAEATGIVYPLENRVPPRPLTHDLFLTLFGRLKVTVTRVVITDLKDGIYYATVFLDAGGKEMQLDARPSDAIALAIRAKAPVLVEDRVFDKSELLPGPSPAPRI
- a CDS encoding MFS transporter, with the protein product MIRGLDLVANGPFARATLTSFFFMSSLSCFILLPLYVHRLGGTEAEIGLVQGVYSAAGIVCQPVIGLWLDRVGRRFFMTLGVSLLIVSSAAFLVLHSLALLAALRVVQGLGFSAFFVANYLHVVDLVPVERRGWALGIYGASGFLGTALAPVAGEIIVNRLGFHWLFALSVLLGGVSACLVVTTRGIRPPTLGDGPGIGSLRAGLAEVFRLHMALTFFFGLGTGVMFTFVPTFGEGLGVHSVSLFYTAYAIAAVGVRVGGGNLIDTRGRRATIIPSMFVQAASAALLTAMALLVQPHMTAPVVPFLFLAGLLAGGAHGFLYPALAALLMDVTPEARRGGVVGIFSAVFLVGNALGSIVFGYLAHGLGYGVMWSTLTFLLAAGFLLSFRLRVGHAVKASHAI